A single window of Polaribacter sp. SA4-10 DNA harbors:
- a CDS encoding sulfatase: MTKKIHFVVLLLLLIPFDSIAQSNKQKLPPNFLFVMVDDQAYDALGFYDRYPFLQTPNMDRLAREGANFTNFFVTQSLCSPSRASFLTGTYPHVHGATQNKGQLDPNWKKYPSYTSILQQQGYETAMVGKIHMAHYRGKKHVRPGFDYWFSFIGQGKYFDPMVNENGKDYREKGYMTDILTNKAIEWLKEKRNVNKPFNLCLWHKAVHGPHSPAPRHSNIYKKEDIPKPPFNTHEENFSGKPEWQRIKAYSSKHEKYQRVDSLPRKSWPIREEKIKKMLETLIAVDESLGKVLETLEEIGELENTVVVFTSDNGYFMGEHTYSDKRIAYEPSMRIPMLIRYPKMIKPGIEIKEMCLNIDMAPTFLDLSNSNIPSYMQGESMVPLLKDNKEVAWRDAAMFEYYVDDKYPDAGPNMLAVRTERYKLVDNFLKDDIDELYDLKKDPGEMNNLINDSEFDDVEKNLRNKLEKLRDKYKYNVDRDWWLRQVVNQSPK; this comes from the coding sequence ATGACTAAAAAAATTCACTTTGTAGTACTTCTGTTACTATTAATACCATTTGATTCGATAGCACAATCAAACAAACAGAAATTGCCGCCAAATTTTTTATTTGTTATGGTTGATGATCAAGCCTATGATGCCTTGGGTTTTTATGACCGGTATCCATTTCTTCAAACTCCAAATATGGATCGATTGGCAAGAGAAGGGGCTAATTTTACAAATTTTTTTGTTACACAGTCGCTTTGTTCTCCTTCAAGGGCAAGTTTTCTAACCGGAACATATCCCCATGTTCATGGTGCGACTCAAAATAAGGGTCAGCTTGATCCCAACTGGAAAAAATATCCATCTTATACTTCTATTCTTCAGCAGCAGGGCTACGAAACAGCAATGGTTGGTAAAATTCACATGGCTCATTATCGCGGTAAAAAACACGTTCGCCCAGGGTTTGACTATTGGTTTAGTTTTATTGGTCAAGGAAAATATTTTGATCCAATGGTAAATGAAAATGGAAAGGATTATCGTGAAAAAGGATATATGACGGACATCCTTACAAATAAAGCAATAGAATGGCTTAAAGAAAAAAGAAATGTAAACAAGCCTTTTAATCTTTGTCTTTGGCATAAAGCTGTTCATGGACCTCATAGTCCTGCACCGCGACATTCAAATATTTATAAAAAGGAAGATATTCCAAAACCGCCTTTTAATACGCACGAAGAGAATTTTTCAGGAAAGCCTGAATGGCAAAGAATTAAAGCTTATAGCTCAAAACACGAAAAATATCAACGGGTAGATTCTCTTCCGAGAAAAAGCTGGCCTATCCGGGAAGAAAAAATAAAAAAGATGCTGGAAACTTTAATCGCTGTAGATGAATCTTTGGGAAAAGTTTTGGAAACTCTTGAAGAAATTGGAGAGCTTGAAAACACCGTTGTCGTTTTTACAAGTGACAATGGATATTTTATGGGTGAGCATACATATTCGGATAAACGCATTGCATATGAACCCTCTATGCGGATTCCAATGTTGATAAGATACCCGAAAATGATTAAGCCAGGTATTGAAATTAAAGAAATGTGTTTAAATATCGATATGGCACCTACCTTTCTTGATCTAAGTAATAGCAACATTCCCAGTTATATGCAGGGAGAATCGATGGTCCCTCTTTTAAAAGATAACAAGGAGGTAGCGTGGCGGGACGCTGCCATGTTTGAATATTATGTAGACGATAAATATCCTGATGCAGGGCCAAACATGCTCGCTGTCAGAACAGAGAGATATAAACTGGTGGATAATTTTCTTAAAGATGATATTGACGAATTATACGATTTAAAGAAGGATCCTGGAGAGATGAATAATTTAATCAATGACTCTGAATTTGATGATGTTGAGAAAAATCTTCGCAATAAGTTGGAAAAGCTACGGGATAAATACAAGTATAATGTGGATAGGGACTGGTGGTTAAGGCAAGTAGTTAACCAATCTCCAAAATAG
- a CDS encoding type I phosphomannose isomerase catalytic subunit yields MNLYPLKFTPLSKYRIWGGNKLNTLLNKGFQADNIGESWEISDVEGGKTKVCNGALIGYSLQQLAAEYKDAFVGKNVYDFFGTDFPLLIKFIDAKTPLSIQVHPNDAVAKERHASFGKNEMWYVMQGDENAELIVGFDKALNKKSYQEYLDSNKILDVMHHETVQKGDTFYIPAGRVHAIGAGVLLTEIQQTSDVTYRIYDYERVDKQTGKTRELHNDLALDIIDFEVHENYKTDYSKEKNYSNTLVHTPYFTSNYLNIEGALEKDYSGIDSFIIYICISGSLTLIENEISYSLVQGETILIPASIHKINVHAASNAEILEVYY; encoded by the coding sequence ATGAATCTATACCCATTAAAATTCACCCCTTTATCTAAGTATAGAATCTGGGGAGGTAACAAACTAAATACACTATTAAATAAAGGGTTTCAAGCTGACAATATTGGAGAGTCTTGGGAGATTTCTGATGTAGAAGGTGGTAAAACTAAAGTTTGTAACGGAGCTTTAATAGGCTATTCCTTGCAACAACTAGCAGCCGAATATAAAGATGCATTTGTAGGAAAAAATGTTTATGATTTTTTTGGTACTGATTTTCCATTACTCATAAAATTTATTGATGCTAAAACACCACTATCTATTCAGGTACATCCTAATGATGCCGTTGCTAAAGAAAGACATGCATCTTTTGGTAAAAACGAAATGTGGTATGTGATGCAGGGGGATGAAAATGCGGAACTTATTGTTGGTTTTGACAAAGCATTAAACAAAAAGAGTTATCAAGAATACTTAGACTCGAATAAAATTTTAGATGTTATGCATCATGAAACAGTGCAAAAGGGAGACACTTTTTATATTCCCGCAGGTAGAGTTCATGCTATTGGAGCAGGGGTGTTATTAACTGAAATCCAACAGACTTCTGATGTTACCTATCGAATCTATGACTATGAACGTGTGGACAAACAAACAGGTAAAACAAGAGAATTACACAACGATTTAGCGCTAGATATAATAGATTTTGAAGTACATGAGAACTACAAAACTGATTATTCAAAAGAAAAGAACTATTCGAACACATTGGTACACACTCCTTACTTTACATCCAATTATCTAAACATTGAAGGAGCTTTAGAAAAAGACTATTCAGGAATCGATTCCTTTATAATTTATATATGTATCAGTGGCTCTTTGACGCTCATAGAAAACGAAATTAGTTATTCTTTGGTGCAAGGTGAAACTATTCTCATCCCTGCTTCTATACATAAAATTAATGTACATGCGGCAAGTAATGCCGAGATTTTAGAAGTTTACTATTAA
- a CDS encoding PHB depolymerase family esterase, whose amino-acid sequence MKKIIIITFCISLIQSCSNVDNITDTTGILNLIGGTNEMTINQIIDGNSVPRLVYIKTPQNLNSSLSYPIVFFFHGAGGSGQNFLQNNNITELINSEEFIGIFPNGHSNNGSNGGFWNLGSEPTTANDVEYVDLIIDQLATSTLIDTSKAYAVGFSNGSGMVNLLGKSTSHFNAIAPLFSQQIISVGDLTPSKAMSVFQVNGDVDGLIPLNGGVSSVGTFMLAQNSALNWANHFNCNSSTTQEDLNWGNTVLSSFTYSNCDNSHEIKYMIALNTGHGFSDAQTERVAYTQIWEFFKQY is encoded by the coding sequence ATGAAAAAAATAATTATCATAACTTTTTGTATTTCCTTAATTCAAAGCTGCAGCAATGTCGACAATATAACAGATACAACAGGTATTTTAAATTTAATAGGCGGAACAAATGAAATGACGATTAATCAAATAATTGATGGAAATTCTGTTCCAAGATTAGTGTACATAAAAACACCACAAAATTTAAATAGTTCGTTATCTTACCCAATTGTATTCTTTTTTCATGGAGCAGGAGGTTCTGGACAAAATTTCTTGCAAAATAACAACATAACGGAACTAATAAATTCTGAAGAATTTATTGGAATTTTCCCTAATGGACATTCAAATAATGGAAGTAATGGTGGGTTTTGGAATTTAGGATCTGAACCTACTACAGCTAATGATGTAGAATATGTAGATTTAATTATCGACCAGTTAGCAACCTCTACTTTAATAGACACATCCAAAGCATATGCCGTAGGATTTTCAAATGGTTCGGGTATGGTAAACCTGTTAGGTAAATCTACAAGTCATTTTAATGCTATTGCTCCGCTTTTTAGTCAACAAATCATAAGTGTAGGCGATCTAACACCTTCTAAAGCAATGTCTGTTTTTCAGGTTAACGGAGACGTTGATGGGCTAATTCCCTTAAATGGAGGGGTAAGTTCTGTTGGCACATTTATGTTAGCGCAGAATAGTGCACTTAATTGGGCTAATCATTTCAACTGCAATTCAAGTACAACTCAAGAAGATCTCAATTGGGGAAACACAGTTTTAAGTTCATTCACATACTCTAATTGTGATAATAGTCATGAAATAAAATATATGATAGCCTTAAATACAGGTCATGGTTTTTCCGATGCACAAACAGAGCGCGTTGCTTATACTCAAATATGGGAGTTTTTTAAGCAATATTAA
- a CDS encoding sulfatase, which produces MMKHFFYQKIVVIILIIIGPTISSNAQKIDYKNPNVVFIISDQHKKKASGCYGSDMAITPNIDKLAVTGIKLNNCYAAAPVCAPSRAALTTGMYPEACGAPFHKAPVLNKKGEMKDYGSGELRKTSYHEGIVTLGEIFRNNGYVTAGIGKMHVHGELQKNVDPSLPEGNDMGFDEASVRYYTNFPGGHYEDEVGRDTYERYRVFGAYSSYRKDLKWNSDYKPSLVKNDEDNFDMVVTQKSIKFIKERSKDGKNFFLHVGLEKPHPALTTTKKYLDMYNPKDFELPETLDDSHKKGKYPWVPNWSNSSLSQQPEKAKNVMASYHASVSEMDAMVGRIVQSLKENNLYENTIIIYTTDHGEHLFEHGFTGKHNMYEAAVNIPFIISYPKLLPANQSNNSLVSLIDVMPTLCDLMGWEVPETAQGRSIVKYLKSGTVSTNRSVFSEFRGSINGFRDIKNLPSRMMRLGDYKLVYTHGVINQLYNVTEDPNEMNNLVLDKNYQEMQRDLCFQTLAEWRPQEYNALKITRNSDIISWDSFEGVKNYVLYFSETNTPIEAKLMATEIEGTSYKVTKNGYYWVMAIPQLTRTTKRLGDIPVYMADYTMKLPVSDVINMNK; this is translated from the coding sequence ATGATGAAACATTTTTTTTATCAAAAAATAGTAGTGATAATTCTAATAATCATTGGCCCAACCATTTCTTCAAATGCACAAAAAATAGACTATAAGAATCCTAATGTGGTTTTTATTATTTCAGATCAGCATAAAAAAAAGGCTTCAGGATGTTATGGGAGTGATATGGCCATAACACCCAATATTGATAAGTTGGCAGTGACCGGGATAAAGCTTAATAATTGTTATGCGGCTGCTCCGGTATGTGCACCATCTCGCGCTGCGTTGACGACAGGAATGTACCCTGAAGCATGCGGTGCCCCCTTCCATAAAGCTCCTGTTTTGAATAAAAAGGGGGAAATGAAGGATTATGGGTCCGGGGAGCTTCGTAAAACAAGTTATCATGAAGGCATTGTTACTTTGGGGGAAATATTCCGAAACAATGGGTATGTGACTGCTGGTATTGGAAAGATGCACGTGCATGGTGAACTTCAGAAAAATGTAGACCCCAGCCTTCCGGAAGGGAACGATATGGGTTTTGATGAAGCAAGCGTGCGCTATTACACAAACTTTCCGGGAGGGCATTATGAAGACGAAGTGGGGCGGGATACGTATGAGCGTTACCGTGTTTTTGGGGCTTATAGTTCATATAGAAAAGATTTGAAGTGGAATTCAGATTATAAGCCTTCTCTTGTTAAGAATGATGAGGATAACTTTGATATGGTGGTAACTCAAAAATCTATCAAATTTATCAAAGAGCGAAGCAAGGATGGAAAAAATTTCTTTTTACATGTTGGTCTTGAAAAACCACATCCAGCTTTAACAACCACAAAGAAATATTTGGATATGTACAACCCCAAAGATTTCGAGTTACCAGAAACTTTAGACGATTCTCATAAAAAAGGCAAATATCCATGGGTACCAAATTGGTCTAATAGTAGCTTGAGCCAACAGCCCGAAAAAGCAAAAAATGTAATGGCTTCTTATCATGCAAGTGTTTCTGAAATGGATGCTATGGTGGGGCGCATCGTTCAGTCATTAAAAGAGAATAACTTGTATGAGAACACTATTATTATCTATACCACAGATCACGGAGAACATCTTTTTGAACATGGGTTTACAGGAAAACATAATATGTATGAGGCTGCGGTAAACATACCATTTATCATCTCTTATCCAAAATTGTTACCGGCAAATCAAAGCAATAATTCACTAGTAAGTTTAATCGATGTCATGCCCACATTATGTGATTTAATGGGCTGGGAGGTACCTGAAACGGCCCAGGGAAGATCAATCGTTAAATATCTGAAAAGTGGCACAGTATCAACAAATAGGAGCGTATTTTCAGAATTCAGGGGGAGCATTAATGGCTTTCGTGACATTAAGAATCTGCCATCAAGAATGATGCGACTAGGTGATTATAAATTAGTGTATACACACGGTGTAATTAACCAGTTGTACAACGTAACTGAAGATCCGAACGAAATGAATAATCTAGTTTTGGATAAAAATTATCAGGAGATGCAACGTGATTTATGTTTCCAAACTTTAGCTGAATGGCGTCCTCAGGAATATAACGCATTGAAAATTACGCGTAATTCCGACATTATAAGTTGGGATTCTTTTGAGGGAGTTAAAAATTATGTACTTTATTTTTCAGAAACCAATACCCCTATTGAAGCCAAACTTATGGCTACTGAAATAGAAGGAACATCTTATAAAGTAACGAAAAACGGTTATTATTGGGTTATGGCCATTCCTCAACTTACAAGAACGACGAAACGTTTGGGGGATATTCCTGTATATATGGCAGATTATACAATGAAGTTGCCAGTTTCGGATGTTATTAATATGAATAAATAA